A genomic window from Candidatus Pelagisphaera phototrophica includes:
- a CDS encoding gluconate 2-dehydrogenase subunit 3 family protein, translating to MNTETENSLSMNRRDAIKRAGFALGAAISASTLSGVAFAQSSRSGASWKPVNLKRRQAEVAGAIAERILPKTDTPGAIDVGVPEFMDILYGSYMTKEEKSIFANGLNAMNQRARKAHKKHFAELNAAQQDDLVRDLAADSKNREFYEKVRELTLVGYFTSKEVGMNVLKYDPIPGMYKGCIPRSEVGDTAWSYS from the coding sequence ATGAATACGGAAACAGAAAATTCTTTAAGTATGAATCGTCGCGATGCGATTAAACGTGCGGGATTTGCGCTAGGTGCGGCTATTTCGGCCTCTACTCTCTCAGGAGTGGCCTTTGCTCAATCCAGCCGATCCGGGGCTAGCTGGAAGCCGGTCAATCTCAAGCGTCGCCAGGCCGAAGTCGCTGGAGCGATTGCAGAGCGGATATTGCCCAAGACCGATACGCCGGGCGCTATCGATGTCGGCGTGCCGGAATTCATGGATATTTTGTATGGCAGCTACATGACCAAAGAGGAAAAGTCCATTTTCGCCAATGGCCTAAACGCCATGAACCAAAGAGCACGCAAGGCGCACAAGAAGCATTTCGCGGAATTGAATGCGGCTCAGCAAGATGATCTGGTCCGAGACCTAGCAGCGGATTCTAAAAATAGGGAGTTCTACGAAAAGGTAAGAGAGCTGACTTTGGTGGGCTATTTTACCTCAAAGGAAGTGGGGATGAATGTGCTGAAGTACGATCCTATACCAGGAATGTACAAGGGGTGTATTCCTCGATCTGAAGTTGGCGACACCGCTTGGTCGTACTCTTAG
- a CDS encoding PSD1 and planctomycete cytochrome C domain-containing protein, whose protein sequence is MARSIEELTGAFAAAIVMKLKYISVIVLSLIAPFFGLYGGDRIEFNRDIRPILSDKCFFCHGPDSSEREADLMLHIEAGAYADLGGYAAIVPGKPEESELVKRINDREDPMPPADSHKILDQSEAELLARWITEGAEYSAPWTYEPPVKHEPPPVANEDWPLNAIDRFLLARLEEEGLNPSLDADKVTLIRRLYFDLIGLPPKPEEAAEFIDGRKSLEQVVDELLSSPHFGERMAMYWLDLVRYADTVGYHGDQDHNISPYRDYIINSLNANLPFDQFTREQLAGDLLESATKWQKVASGYNRLLQTSHEGGIQEKEYNAIYAADRVRNLSEVWMGATLGCAQCHDHKFDPYTTKDHYSMAAFFADIHDAGYNGNTLPTNRPPEMIFLSDTQESDHEKIQNRMKALAGEMIWERVERLRSEKAEREAALLTGKESKKSVEKAIKALGDQIAVSVLEERRPQWLELIEQEKTLLKSGRPTMVTQAEEPRTMRILPRGNWQDDSGEIVTAAIPAFLGKIDVPEGQRATRLDLANWLVDPEKGVGGLTARVMANRFWYLFFGRGISSSLTDFGGQGQPPINPELLDYLAVSFYENGWDMKRFLRLLVTSRAYRQSSVVPPELLERDPYNQLVARQSRYRLPAEIIRDNALAVSQLLVTDIGGDSVKPYQPSGYYRHLNFPERTYASHEDARRWRRGVYVHWQRMFLHPVMKTLDAPSREECVAERPQSNTPNAALALLNDPSFVEAALALAERILREGGNTLDDRLDFACEVVLTRSPTEDERAIFHSLLQSTEAAYREDPQSAIALVETGVARHPEGIHPIELASWTSVARGLMNLSEAITRN, encoded by the coding sequence ATGGCTCGTTCTATCGAGGAGTTGACAGGGGCTTTCGCGGCGGCGATTGTTATGAAATTGAAGTACATCTCCGTTATCGTTCTATCTTTGATTGCACCCTTTTTCGGTTTATATGGAGGGGATAGGATCGAGTTCAATCGAGACATTCGCCCGATCCTTTCGGATAAGTGCTTTTTTTGCCACGGGCCGGATTCGAGCGAGCGAGAGGCGGATTTGATGCTCCACATCGAGGCGGGCGCGTATGCTGACCTTGGTGGATACGCGGCCATCGTGCCTGGCAAGCCAGAGGAAAGCGAGTTGGTCAAACGGATCAACGACCGCGAGGATCCAATGCCGCCCGCAGATTCCCACAAAATCCTGGATCAATCGGAAGCGGAATTGCTCGCCCGGTGGATCACAGAAGGGGCCGAGTATTCAGCCCCCTGGACCTACGAGCCTCCCGTTAAGCATGAACCACCGCCCGTAGCGAACGAGGACTGGCCTTTGAACGCTATCGATCGATTCCTACTCGCCAGGTTGGAAGAGGAAGGGCTGAATCCTTCTCTCGACGCTGACAAGGTGACCCTGATTCGTCGCTTGTATTTCGACTTGATCGGGCTGCCGCCCAAGCCTGAGGAAGCGGCTGAATTCATAGACGGTCGGAAATCGCTAGAGCAAGTGGTTGACGAATTGCTAAGCTCCCCTCATTTCGGCGAGCGCATGGCGATGTACTGGCTGGATTTGGTACGCTACGCGGATACGGTAGGCTATCATGGGGATCAGGACCACAATATCTCGCCGTATCGGGATTACATCATAAATTCGCTGAACGCGAATCTGCCCTTCGATCAGTTCACTCGCGAGCAGCTGGCTGGGGATCTTCTCGAATCGGCGACCAAATGGCAGAAGGTGGCCTCAGGCTATAATCGTTTGCTTCAGACTTCCCATGAAGGCGGTATCCAAGAAAAGGAGTATAATGCGATTTACGCGGCCGACCGCGTTCGTAATCTATCGGAGGTCTGGATGGGGGCAACCTTGGGCTGTGCCCAATGCCACGACCACAAGTTTGATCCCTACACGACCAAAGACCATTATTCGATGGCCGCGTTCTTCGCAGATATTCACGATGCCGGATACAACGGGAACACGCTGCCGACCAATCGTCCGCCGGAAATGATATTCCTGTCGGATACACAGGAATCCGATCACGAGAAAATCCAAAATCGGATGAAGGCGCTGGCGGGAGAAATGATTTGGGAGCGCGTCGAACGGTTGAGATCAGAGAAGGCGGAACGTGAAGCGGCACTGCTCACTGGGAAAGAATCGAAAAAGTCTGTCGAGAAAGCGATTAAGGCTTTGGGAGACCAGATCGCCGTCAGCGTGCTAGAGGAAAGGCGTCCACAATGGCTGGAGCTCATAGAACAAGAGAAAACGCTATTGAAAAGTGGCCGACCGACCATGGTCACCCAAGCCGAAGAACCGCGAACGATGCGGATTCTTCCCCGCGGAAATTGGCAGGATGACAGTGGTGAAATCGTTACTGCTGCGATCCCCGCCTTTTTAGGTAAGATCGATGTGCCGGAAGGCCAGCGAGCCACGCGACTGGATCTGGCCAATTGGCTGGTCGATCCCGAAAAGGGAGTGGGGGGATTGACTGCCCGCGTTATGGCCAATCGCTTTTGGTATCTATTCTTTGGGAGGGGGATTTCCTCATCGCTAACGGATTTTGGGGGTCAGGGGCAGCCGCCGATTAATCCGGAGCTACTGGACTATCTCGCGGTATCGTTCTACGAAAATGGCTGGGATATGAAACGTTTTCTTCGCCTTCTGGTTACGAGCCGGGCCTACCGACAATCCTCGGTCGTGCCACCAGAGCTCCTCGAGCGTGATCCATACAATCAACTCGTGGCCCGGCAATCACGGTACCGCCTACCGGCTGAAATCATCCGAGACAATGCTCTCGCGGTTAGCCAATTGCTGGTGACCGATATCGGTGGCGACAGCGTGAAGCCCTATCAGCCATCGGGTTACTACCGGCATCTCAACTTCCCTGAACGAACCTATGCCTCGCACGAAGACGCCCGGCGGTGGCGCCGCGGGGTTTATGTCCATTGGCAGCGGATGTTCCTCCATCCAGTGATGAAAACGCTCGATGCCCCAAGTCGGGAGGAATGCGTGGCGGAGCGTCCGCAATCGAACACGCCCAATGCCGCCCTTGCGCTGTTGAATGATCCGAGCTTTGTGGAGGCCGCCTTAGCTTTGGCGGAACGGATCCTCCGAGAAGGAGGTAACACTTTAGACGATCGGCTGGATTTCGCCTGCGAAGTGGTGCTGACTCGATCCCCCACCGAAGACGAGCGAGCGATTTTCCATTCGCTCCTCCAGTCAACCGAAGCAGCTTACCGCGAGGATCCACAGTCCGCGATCGCCTTGGTAGAGACCGGTGTTGCCAGACATCCCGAAGGCATCCACCCCATCGAGCTTGCCTCATGGACATCGGTTGCCAGAGGGCTCATGAATTTGAGCGAGGCCATTACCCGCAACTGA
- a CDS encoding DUF1501 domain-containing protein — translation MNPTTRRAFLSQTGLGLGSAALASLMGPTTAFASASNPQLPQFAAKAKRVIFLCMAGGPSHLETFDFKPDLNKLDGKPMPESFTRGQPIAQLQGEELKVLGHQTAFRRYGRSGQLISDYLPWTAKMADDIAIVRSMVTEQINHDPAHTFMNTGTAISGRPSMGSWVNYGLGSDSEDLPGFVVLTSVGGRNPQPIASRQWSSGFLPSRYQGVEFNGSGDPVHYVSNPKGVLPGQQAALVKAIGQLDRNRNQTVHNPFFFKQKTAYEMAFRMQTSVPGLMDVSDEPRSVLDLYGATPGDGSYASNCLLARRLAERGVRFIHLYHRGWDHHGDLKKYMDICCGLTDRPTWALLTDLKRRGMLDDTLVIWGGEFGRTPMFQGNGEAGRDHHIKGFSMWLAGGGIKGGTSYGSTDELGYNAVNNVVHVRDLHATIMHQLGLDGNGFSFPFQGLDMKLTGVEPAKVIKPILA, via the coding sequence ATGAACCCGACAACACGACGCGCCTTCCTCAGTCAAACCGGACTCGGTCTCGGTTCGGCCGCACTGGCTTCCCTGATGGGCCCCACGACTGCGTTTGCGAGCGCATCCAATCCGCAACTACCGCAGTTCGCAGCCAAAGCCAAACGAGTAATATTTCTCTGCATGGCTGGAGGCCCTTCCCATCTCGAAACCTTCGATTTCAAACCAGATCTAAACAAACTAGACGGGAAGCCAATGCCGGAGTCTTTTACCCGCGGGCAGCCCATTGCTCAGCTCCAAGGGGAAGAACTTAAAGTGCTTGGCCACCAGACCGCGTTTAGACGCTATGGACGAAGTGGCCAGCTAATCAGCGACTACCTTCCCTGGACGGCCAAGATGGCCGACGATATCGCGATTGTCCGCTCCATGGTTACCGAGCAGATTAATCATGATCCGGCCCATACTTTTATGAATACGGGCACGGCTATCAGTGGGCGGCCATCTATGGGTTCCTGGGTCAATTACGGCCTCGGGTCCGATTCGGAAGACTTGCCTGGATTCGTCGTGCTTACCAGTGTAGGCGGTCGCAATCCGCAGCCCATCGCCTCGCGCCAATGGTCCTCGGGGTTTCTTCCCAGCCGCTATCAAGGCGTCGAGTTTAATGGTTCAGGAGATCCGGTCCACTACGTTAGCAATCCGAAAGGGGTTTTGCCCGGCCAGCAGGCAGCCTTGGTCAAGGCCATCGGCCAGCTCGACCGGAATCGCAACCAAACGGTCCACAACCCCTTTTTTTTCAAGCAGAAGACGGCATACGAGATGGCGTTTCGGATGCAGACTTCGGTTCCAGGATTGATGGATGTATCTGACGAGCCCCGGAGCGTTCTTGATCTTTACGGGGCAACTCCCGGAGATGGCTCTTACGCTTCGAATTGTCTCCTTGCCCGCCGCTTGGCCGAGCGCGGCGTTCGATTCATACACCTCTACCATCGCGGATGGGACCACCACGGGGATCTGAAGAAATACATGGATATTTGCTGCGGCCTCACGGATCGCCCGACTTGGGCTCTCCTGACCGATCTCAAACGCCGTGGCATGCTGGACGACACGCTCGTGATCTGGGGTGGCGAGTTTGGCCGCACGCCGATGTTCCAAGGAAATGGGGAAGCCGGCCGTGATCATCATATTAAAGGATTCTCCATGTGGCTAGCGGGCGGCGGCATCAAAGGCGGCACGAGCTATGGTTCGACGGATGAGCTCGGCTACAACGCGGTCAACAATGTGGTCCATGTGCGCGACCTACACGCCACTATAATGCATCAGCTTGGGCTCGACGGAAACGGCTTCAGCTTTCCTTTCCAAGGCCTGGATATGAAGCTCACTGGCGTGGAACCGGCCAAAGTGATTAAGCCGATATTGGCCTAA
- a CDS encoding serine hydrolase domain-containing protein translates to MALSSELRPSSEKEINSFTRKSFGVRSVKDPEPINSDTQFCIGSFSKPFASATIFVLAQNNRLSLNTRINRWLPEFAKPSIVGSETPTRSPNLLELLAHRGGIYSQKRGMNRRQARWIRDFRLTLEEAVNGIAGEELIYKPGTEYAYSGAGYCVLGRVAEVVLGQSFETLLQQRLAQPLQLERTTYFPDPEDPNIATGSIKGNPNPATPIFRLTFTYRSSEAVSIPRQGTPLVLPE, encoded by the coding sequence ATGGCTCTATCCTCGGAGCTCAGGCCCTCGTCGGAGAAGGAGATCAATTCCTTTACGAGAAAATCATTTGGCGTTCGCTCCGTAAAGGACCCCGAACCGATCAACTCAGACACGCAATTTTGCATTGGCTCCTTCTCCAAGCCTTTCGCATCCGCTACAATCTTTGTTTTGGCACAAAACAATCGGTTGAGCCTGAACACTCGGATAAACAGGTGGCTTCCCGAATTCGCTAAACCCAGTATCGTCGGGTCGGAAACCCCCACCCGTTCTCCTAACCTGCTTGAACTGCTAGCCCATCGAGGTGGCATCTATTCCCAAAAACGAGGAATGAATCGGAGACAGGCTCGTTGGATAAGGGATTTTCGACTAACATTGGAAGAGGCAGTCAATGGCATCGCTGGAGAAGAGCTTATATACAAACCCGGTACCGAGTACGCCTACAGCGGGGCTGGATATTGCGTTTTAGGTCGCGTAGCTGAAGTCGTATTGGGCCAGTCATTTGAGACCTTGTTGCAACAACGTCTCGCTCAGCCACTACAACTCGAACGCACCACCTATTTCCCCGATCCCGAAGATCCCAATATCGCCACGGGATCGATTAAAGGTAACCCAAACCCCGCAACCCCCATCTTTCGGCTCACTTTCACCTACCGCTCATCGGAGGCAGTCTCTATTCCACGGCAAGGGACACCTCTCGTTTTGCCCGAATGA
- a CDS encoding sulfatase family protein, producing the protein MRSLLTTYYLAISIAFVSILSADDRPNIVFIFTDDHAPHAIGAYDGWLKSVNPTPNIDKLAAEGMLFVNSFCTNSICGPSRAVIQTGKHSHKNGFMNNGNTFDWNQQTFPKLLQKAGYQTAIYGKSHLKGHPQGYDSWAVLPGQGLYYNPDMITESGQVTIEGYCTDIVTDMAVEFLKDKRDEKKPFMLMVQHKAPHRNWMPALRHLNLYDDIEIPEPATLFDDYKDNAPAAGHQELEIDRHMHINYDLFLDLTPDFEELPIRTDKSAWRNMQRMTPEQLKAWRAAYGPKDKAFHDANLSGKELVRWKYQRYAKNYLRSVKGVDESVETIQDTLVELDLDDNTIVIYSSDQGFYIGDHGWYDKRWMYEESLKMPFILKWPGVTKPGSKTTKMVQNLDYAETFLDIAGATIPDDMQGLSLVPLLKGENPKDWRKSIYYHYYEYPSVHMVPRHNGIRTNRYKLMHFYQFDEWEFYDLKSDPDEYNNLYNNPEYQSLVKRMKNQLNQLEKKYEDDSDMTVKPKSWQNEVRGIAAN; encoded by the coding sequence ATGAGATCCCTACTAACCACCTACTACTTAGCTATCTCGATCGCTTTTGTCTCAATTCTTTCGGCGGACGATCGTCCTAATATCGTGTTCATTTTCACGGATGACCATGCCCCACACGCGATTGGCGCCTACGACGGCTGGCTCAAATCCGTCAATCCCACGCCGAACATCGACAAACTGGCTGCCGAGGGAATGCTCTTTGTGAACAGTTTCTGTACCAACTCCATTTGTGGCCCCAGCCGTGCGGTCATCCAAACGGGAAAGCACAGCCACAAGAACGGATTCATGAACAATGGAAACACGTTTGACTGGAATCAGCAGACCTTTCCCAAGCTTCTGCAGAAGGCTGGCTACCAAACCGCGATTTACGGCAAGTCCCACTTGAAAGGGCATCCTCAGGGATACGACAGTTGGGCAGTTCTTCCAGGGCAAGGCCTCTATTACAACCCGGACATGATTACTGAGAGCGGCCAGGTTACCATCGAAGGGTATTGCACAGACATCGTGACCGATATGGCGGTCGAATTTCTCAAGGATAAGCGCGACGAGAAAAAGCCCTTCATGCTCATGGTGCAGCACAAAGCGCCGCACCGTAATTGGATGCCTGCATTGCGCCATTTGAACCTTTATGATGACATCGAGATTCCTGAGCCAGCCACCTTGTTCGACGACTACAAGGACAATGCGCCCGCAGCCGGTCACCAGGAGCTCGAGATTGATCGCCACATGCACATCAACTACGACCTGTTCCTCGATCTGACACCTGACTTCGAAGAGCTACCCATTCGGACCGACAAGTCGGCTTGGAGGAATATGCAAAGAATGACACCCGAACAGTTGAAGGCGTGGCGGGCGGCATACGGTCCCAAGGACAAGGCTTTCCATGACGCAAATCTTTCTGGTAAGGAACTGGTACGCTGGAAATATCAGCGGTATGCCAAAAACTATCTTCGCAGCGTAAAAGGAGTGGATGAAAGCGTGGAAACGATCCAAGACACATTGGTTGAGCTTGATCTAGACGACAATACCATCGTCATCTATTCGTCTGACCAGGGATTCTACATCGGCGATCATGGCTGGTACGACAAGCGTTGGATGTACGAAGAGTCTCTCAAGATGCCCTTTATCCTCAAATGGCCTGGCGTTACGAAACCCGGTTCGAAGACAACAAAGATGGTGCAGAATCTAGACTACGCGGAAACCTTTCTCGATATTGCGGGGGCAACGATCCCGGATGATATGCAGGGTTTGTCCCTCGTCCCCCTGTTGAAGGGCGAGAACCCCAAAGACTGGCGGAAGTCAATCTACTACCATTACTACGAGTACCCCAGCGTACACATGGTACCCCGCCACAACGGAATTCGCACCAACCGCTATAAGCTCATGCACTTCTACCAATTTGACGAGTGGGAGTTTTACGATCTGAAATCGGATCCAGACGAGTACAATAATTTGTACAACAATCCCGAATACCAGTCCTTGGTGAAGCGCATGAAAAATCAGCTAAATCAACTGGAGAAGAAGTACGAGGATGATAGCGACATGACAGTAAAGCCAAAGTCGTGGCAGAACGAAGTACGTGGTATCGCGGCGAACTAG
- a CDS encoding GMC oxidoreductase gives MNIQGKGTKQNTYDAIVIGSGISGGWAAKELSEKGLKTLVLERGRDVKHGEYPTAHMESWEFAGRNKISQEKLERQQKQNRTGYTTSPASAHWFVDDVDNPYSEEQPFDWMRGYHVGGRSLLWGRQSYRFSDLDFEANVKDGMSVDWPIRYKDIAPWYDYAEKFAGISGQKEGLPQLPDGSFLPPMAMNCVEEHVRKRITENFSDRIMTIGRAANLTQPHNGRGNCQYRNRCIRGCPYGAYFSSNAATLPAGYASGNLTLRPFSIVNQIIYDKNKDKAVGVRIIDAETNEVIEYYSKVIFSCASAIASTFILMNSKSDRFPNGFGNDSGELGHNLMDHHFKVGASGRIDGYDDKYYKGRRPNGIYVPRFRNIDKASTQKDYVRGFGYQGRASREEWSRGVAELARFGKDLKADLIEPGPWRFGIGSWGECLPYHDNKMYLDDKVRDKWGQPTVTFDCGWKENEYSMRKDMKQSAVDILEASGAKDITPFDTPEKSAPGNCIHEMGTARMGRDPKSSVLNKWNQVHASPNVFVTDGACMTSAACVNPSLTYMALTARAANHAVEELKKGNLS, from the coding sequence ATGAATATTCAAGGAAAAGGAACGAAGCAGAATACGTATGATGCGATCGTAATAGGCTCAGGAATTAGTGGTGGGTGGGCAGCCAAGGAACTGAGCGAGAAAGGTCTGAAAACGCTCGTTCTCGAACGCGGGCGCGACGTGAAGCACGGGGAGTATCCGACGGCTCACATGGAGTCTTGGGAGTTCGCAGGTCGGAACAAAATTTCACAGGAAAAGCTAGAGCGACAGCAAAAGCAAAACCGAACCGGCTATACCACGAGTCCCGCATCGGCTCATTGGTTCGTTGACGACGTAGACAATCCTTACTCGGAAGAACAGCCTTTCGACTGGATGCGTGGTTACCACGTCGGTGGGCGTTCACTGCTCTGGGGGCGCCAATCCTATCGCTTCAGCGATCTGGATTTCGAAGCCAACGTGAAGGACGGCATGTCCGTTGACTGGCCCATTCGCTACAAGGACATCGCTCCCTGGTATGATTACGCGGAAAAGTTCGCCGGAATCAGTGGCCAGAAAGAAGGTCTCCCGCAATTGCCTGACGGCAGTTTCCTCCCGCCCATGGCAATGAACTGTGTAGAGGAGCACGTCCGCAAACGGATCACCGAAAACTTTTCGGACCGAATCATGACAATCGGTCGGGCCGCCAATCTGACCCAGCCACACAACGGTCGAGGAAATTGCCAGTACCGGAACCGCTGTATCCGCGGATGTCCCTACGGCGCCTATTTCAGCAGCAACGCGGCAACACTACCTGCCGGCTATGCATCGGGCAATCTAACATTGAGACCTTTCTCGATCGTAAACCAGATCATTTACGACAAAAACAAGGACAAGGCGGTAGGGGTCCGTATCATCGATGCGGAGACCAACGAAGTGATCGAGTACTACTCGAAAGTCATCTTCTCCTGTGCCTCGGCAATCGCGTCTACATTCATCTTGATGAATTCGAAATCGGACCGATTCCCGAATGGGTTCGGCAACGATAGCGGTGAACTTGGTCACAATCTGATGGATCACCACTTCAAAGTGGGAGCGTCAGGTCGCATCGACGGTTACGACGACAAGTATTACAAAGGTCGTCGTCCCAACGGGATTTATGTTCCTCGCTTTCGAAATATAGACAAGGCTTCGACACAGAAAGACTACGTTCGCGGTTTCGGTTACCAAGGGCGGGCGAGCCGGGAAGAGTGGTCACGCGGAGTTGCTGAGCTCGCTCGCTTCGGAAAGGACCTGAAGGCGGACTTGATCGAGCCAGGACCTTGGCGATTCGGAATTGGTTCATGGGGTGAATGCCTCCCATATCACGACAATAAGATGTATCTGGACGACAAGGTGCGTGACAAGTGGGGTCAGCCCACGGTGACATTCGATTGCGGTTGGAAAGAGAACGAGTACAGCATGCGAAAGGACATGAAACAGTCCGCAGTTGATATACTCGAAGCTTCGGGAGCGAAAGATATCACTCCTTTCGATACACCAGAGAAAAGTGCTCCCGGGAACTGCATTCATGAAATGGGAACTGCACGGATGGGACGCGATCCTAAGTCTTCGGTACTCAATAAGTGGAATCAAGTTCACGCTTCTCCGAATGTCTTTGTGACGGACGGAGCCTGTATGACATCGGCGGCGTGCGTGAATCCGTCGCTCACCTACATGGCCCTAACCGCTCGAGCCGCAAATCATGCGGTCGAGGAATTGAAGAAAGGCAACCTCTCATAA